The following proteins are co-located in the Acidimicrobiales bacterium genome:
- a CDS encoding enoyl-CoA hydratase-related protein: MTDEPVVLYEVSDHVATITLNRPERGNAATFELGEQLQEAFRRADKDRDARVVILTGAGKHFCTGDDVEAAWGDPRMAETMRELADARPPITPESKAILDCRVPTIAAVNGSALGIGMDLAVVCDFVIASDRAKFGQLFVKMGLMADFTGYWRLPQLVGLAKASELLFTGDIIDAAEAERIGLVSRVVPGDDLMQDARAIAARIAANPPLGVRYIKEGLRRGNGLGYGDLDELAAFVGNGLARLFTTKDHAEASAAFLEKRAAVFTGE, from the coding sequence ATGACCGACGAACCGGTAGTGCTCTACGAGGTCTCCGACCATGTCGCGACCATCACGCTCAACCGCCCCGAGCGCGGCAACGCCGCCACCTTCGAGTTGGGCGAGCAGCTGCAGGAGGCGTTCCGCCGCGCCGACAAAGACCGCGATGCGCGCGTCGTCATCCTCACGGGCGCGGGCAAGCATTTCTGCACCGGAGACGACGTGGAGGCGGCGTGGGGCGATCCCCGCATGGCCGAGACGATGCGCGAACTCGCCGACGCCCGCCCGCCCATCACTCCGGAGTCCAAGGCGATCCTCGACTGCCGCGTACCGACGATCGCCGCGGTCAACGGCTCGGCGCTCGGGATCGGGATGGACCTCGCCGTCGTGTGCGACTTCGTCATCGCGTCTGACCGGGCGAAGTTCGGCCAGCTGTTCGTGAAGATGGGGCTGATGGCCGACTTCACCGGCTACTGGCGCCTGCCCCAGCTCGTCGGCCTGGCGAAGGCGTCCGAGCTGTTGTTCACCGGCGACATCATCGACGCCGCCGAGGCCGAACGCATCGGCCTCGTGTCGCGCGTCGTGCCCGGCGACGACCTCATGCAGGACGCGCGCGCGATCGCGGCGCGCATCGCCGCCAACCCGCCGCTTGGCGTGCGTTACATCAAGGAGGGGCTGCGGCGCGGCAACGGCCTCGGCTACGGCGACCTCGACGAACTGGCGGCGTTCGTGGGCAACGGCCTGGCGCGGCTGTTCACGACCAAGGACCACGCCGAAGCCTCGGCTGCGTTTTTGGAGAAGCGCGCCGCCGTATTCACCGGCGAGTAG
- a CDS encoding enoyl-CoA hydratase-related protein — translation MKTDVVELTVDAGLATITLNRPDAGNAIDLAVAQGLCAAATECTERRDVRAILLRGAGRNFCVGGDLKSFIPYGDDMGRHLKDVTTALHPAISRLARADAPVIAAVNGSAAGAGFSLVCSADLVVAAASARFLMAYTKIGLSPDGSGTWFLPRLVGARRAAELTLTNRMLDAAEALAWGIVTQVVADAELDAAATTLARAIADGPREAQAASKRLLRGSFDTTLETQMELETLALSECANSADGKEGIAAFLEKRPPHYGGE, via the coding sequence GTGAAAACCGACGTTGTCGAGCTAACCGTCGATGCCGGCCTGGCGACGATCACGCTGAATCGTCCCGATGCCGGCAACGCCATCGACCTCGCGGTAGCGCAGGGCCTGTGCGCCGCCGCCACCGAATGCACGGAGCGCCGAGACGTGCGGGCGATCCTTCTGCGGGGCGCCGGGCGCAACTTCTGCGTCGGCGGCGACCTCAAGAGCTTCATCCCGTACGGCGACGACATGGGCCGGCACCTGAAGGACGTCACCACGGCGCTGCACCCGGCGATCTCGCGCCTGGCCCGCGCCGACGCGCCGGTCATCGCCGCGGTCAACGGCAGCGCTGCCGGCGCCGGCTTCAGTCTCGTGTGCTCGGCTGATCTCGTCGTGGCCGCAGCCTCGGCGCGCTTCTTGATGGCGTACACCAAGATCGGGCTCAGTCCCGACGGATCGGGGACGTGGTTCCTGCCGCGCCTCGTCGGCGCGCGGCGCGCCGCCGAACTCACGCTCACCAACCGCATGCTCGACGCCGCCGAGGCGCTCGCGTGGGGGATCGTGACGCAGGTCGTCGCCGACGCGGAGCTCGACGCCGCGGCGACGACGCTCGCCCGCGCGATCGCCGACGGACCGCGCGAAGCGCAAGCGGCGTCGAAACGGTTGCTGCGCGGCAGCTTCGACACGACCCTCGAAACCCAGATGGAGTTGGAGACGCTCGCACTGTCCGAGTGCGCCAACTCGGCCGACGGCAAGGAGGGCATCGCCGCGTTCCTGGAGAAGCGCCCACCCCACTACGGCGGCGAATGA
- a CDS encoding amidase family protein: protein MGDTLDFRTRSLAEWAGAVRGRATSARELTDAALANIAAWDKKVNAFTAVDAERARAEADAVDARIAAGEDVGPLAGIPIGVKDLEDARGFVTSMGSAAHAGDKPSERDSVLVARLRAAGCVVLGKTNAPEFGLKPQTDNPTFGVTRNPWNLDVTPGGSSGGTAAAIAAGIVPLATGSDGGGSIRIPSAVCGLSGLKTSLGRVPSADPNPPGWGSLSTKGPMARCIRDVALALDAVVGPSARDLRSLPPKAESWLDAIAAPRPPVRVAWSPTLGYMEVDAEIVAACEAAVQALADAGAEVVEIDKVFATAPGAVIGALVSSYTRRSIEPYRNTPLWDQLDPLVVVSAEMARATISGLDVVAAEDSCHRVNWELQDVLDQAPLLLCPTTSGITPNAYMPTTVDVLLEGLATAGVYDLSDIDPAVDITAILDWLRTKDAINIPMGMVNGKPVLDWTGMTQPFNLTRSPAGTVCAGFTRGGLPIGLQVVGRQHADVEVLSAIAFLEEALALDTVAPFVP from the coding sequence ATGGGGGACACACTCGACTTTCGGACGCGCTCGCTCGCGGAGTGGGCCGGTGCCGTCCGCGGCCGCGCCACCTCCGCGCGCGAACTGACTGACGCCGCGCTCGCCAACATCGCGGCCTGGGACAAAAAGGTCAACGCCTTCACCGCGGTCGATGCCGAGCGCGCCCGCGCCGAGGCCGACGCCGTCGACGCGCGCATCGCCGCGGGCGAGGACGTCGGGCCGCTCGCCGGTATCCCGATCGGCGTCAAGGACCTCGAGGACGCGCGCGGTTTCGTGACCTCGATGGGATCGGCGGCCCACGCCGGTGACAAACCGTCCGAGCGTGACTCGGTGCTGGTGGCGCGGTTGCGCGCCGCCGGCTGCGTGGTGCTGGGCAAGACGAACGCACCCGAGTTCGGCCTCAAACCGCAGACGGACAACCCCACGTTCGGCGTCACCCGCAACCCGTGGAATCTCGACGTGACGCCCGGCGGGTCGTCGGGCGGCACCGCCGCGGCGATCGCCGCGGGCATCGTGCCGCTGGCGACGGGTTCCGACGGCGGCGGGTCGATCCGCATCCCCTCGGCGGTGTGCGGCCTGTCGGGTCTCAAGACGTCGCTCGGGCGCGTGCCGTCGGCCGATCCGAACCCGCCGGGGTGGGGTTCGCTGTCGACGAAGGGTCCGATGGCGCGCTGCATCCGCGACGTCGCCCTGGCCCTCGACGCCGTGGTCGGCCCGAGCGCCCGCGACCTGCGTTCGCTGCCGCCCAAGGCCGAGTCGTGGCTCGACGCCATCGCCGCACCGCGCCCGCCCGTGCGCGTCGCGTGGTCGCCCACGCTCGGGTACATGGAAGTCGACGCCGAGATCGTGGCCGCGTGCGAGGCGGCGGTGCAGGCGCTCGCCGACGCCGGCGCCGAGGTCGTCGAGATCGACAAGGTGTTCGCCACCGCTCCCGGAGCGGTGATCGGTGCACTCGTGTCGAGCTACACCCGGCGCAGCATCGAGCCCTATCGCAACACGCCGCTGTGGGATCAGCTCGACCCACTCGTCGTCGTCAGCGCCGAGATGGCGCGGGCGACGATCAGCGGGCTCGACGTGGTCGCCGCCGAAGACAGTTGCCACCGCGTCAACTGGGAGCTGCAGGACGTGCTCGACCAGGCGCCGCTGCTGCTGTGCCCGACCACGTCGGGCATCACGCCGAACGCCTACATGCCCACGACCGTCGACGTACTGCTCGAAGGTCTCGCCACCGCGGGCGTGTACGACTTGTCGGACATCGATCCCGCGGTCGACATCACCGCGATCCTCGACTGGCTGCGCACCAAGGACGCCATCAACATCCCCATGGGCATGGTCAACGGCAAGCCGGTACTCGACTGGACCGGCATGACCCAGCCGTTCAACCTCACGCGTTCACCCGCGGGCACGGTGTGCGCGGGGTTCACCCGCGGCGGCTTGCCGATCGGCCTGCAGGTCGTCGGGCGGCAACACGCCGACGTCGAGGTGCTCTCGGCGATCGCTTTCCTGGAGGAAGCACTGGCGCTCGACACCGTCGCGCCGTTCGTTCCCTAG
- a CDS encoding phytanoyl-CoA dioxygenase family protein has protein sequence MFDPASWPDGDLTAAAREVARLGLERAVYELEVFGLTVVTADRTGMADVCARAFGRACDLIEQRTGTRPDVVGGATHVGVVTPSLHHFLHEDESFQDLVSHDMALALATMLVGARSVIAGTELFMKGPANGEAGLLVTKNGSGLQLGLHSDNVTIPEPFPMLAHACNVTWLLSDYTKDAGALAFVPGSHRLCRQPQGREGVERAVAIEAPAGSLVVWHGNTWHGSYPRTTPGLRTGMATAFHREYMHPHEPVGRDMPADVVRRRGARFATLMGHDVLDWETEGPDYAKLLARPFRFTPYT, from the coding sequence GTGTTCGATCCCGCGTCGTGGCCCGACGGTGATCTCACCGCCGCGGCGCGCGAGGTCGCCCGCCTCGGCCTCGAGCGGGCGGTGTACGAACTCGAGGTGTTCGGCCTCACCGTCGTAACGGCTGATCGCACCGGCATGGCCGACGTGTGTGCGCGCGCCTTCGGCCGCGCCTGCGACCTGATCGAGCAGCGGACGGGCACGCGTCCTGATGTGGTCGGCGGCGCGACCCACGTCGGCGTCGTCACGCCGAGCCTGCACCACTTCCTCCACGAGGACGAGTCGTTCCAGGACCTCGTCAGCCACGACATGGCGCTGGCGCTCGCCACGATGCTCGTCGGCGCGCGCTCGGTCATCGCCGGCACTGAACTGTTCATGAAGGGCCCGGCGAACGGCGAGGCGGGACTTCTCGTGACCAAGAACGGCAGCGGCCTCCAACTCGGCCTGCACAGCGACAACGTCACGATCCCGGAACCGTTCCCGATGCTCGCCCACGCGTGCAACGTCACGTGGTTGCTGTCGGACTACACGAAGGACGCCGGCGCACTCGCCTTCGTGCCCGGTAGCCACCGCCTGTGCCGCCAGCCGCAGGGCCGCGAAGGCGTCGAGCGCGCCGTCGCGATCGAAGCGCCGGCGGGTTCGCTCGTGGTGTGGCACGGCAACACGTGGCACGGCTCGTACCCGCGCACGACCCCGGGGTTGCGCACCGGCATGGCGACGGCGTTTCACCGCGAGTACATGCACCCGCACGAGCCCGTCGGCCGCGACATGCCCGCCGACGTCGTGCGACGGCGCGGCGCCCGCTTCGCCACGTTGATGGGCCACGACGTCCTCGACTGGGAAACCGAAGGGCCCGACTACGCCAAGCTGCTGGCGCGCCCGTTCCGGTTCACGCCCTACACCTAG
- a CDS encoding TetR/AcrR family transcriptional regulator, whose amino-acid sequence MSPPTSTPTAAGARRKRKPSRKDQLLKVAVHLFYERGFHETGIDDIGQAAGITGPGIYRHFTGKDDILSTALELGISQILHRVDDIVSHAATPEDTLRQLIRNFIRATLNDPELASILLNDRRVFTPETRQMVDDAERHHFNQWIKPLKALRPDIPAAERRMRVYATAGLLAAVIRAPARVSRTRLEALMQEMAEASLLGDRPGKRASSNGAAASPARRAAGRAPRLRRRDVILNVAAEMFAERGYVDTGIDEIGTAAGITGPGIYRHFAGKEDLLQSVIDQAVEHLLLVDQGALTAEGKPEVVFRNALVALVNEVRNHPAHARVAWNEQRSLAPDARARLLEFNRNRARQWVAVLARVRPEQPNTELFTMITGLYGMIIEGSQHAAGVSEERARELLVDMALRVGVPR is encoded by the coding sequence GTGAGCCCGCCGACCTCGACCCCCACCGCGGCCGGCGCGCGCCGCAAACGCAAGCCGTCGCGCAAGGACCAACTGCTGAAAGTTGCGGTGCACCTGTTCTACGAACGCGGCTTCCACGAGACGGGCATCGATGACATCGGGCAGGCCGCTGGCATCACCGGTCCGGGCATCTACCGCCACTTCACCGGCAAGGACGACATCCTCTCGACCGCGCTGGAACTCGGCATCTCGCAGATCCTCCACCGCGTCGACGACATCGTCAGCCACGCGGCGACGCCCGAGGACACGCTGCGGCAACTGATCCGCAACTTCATCCGGGCGACGCTGAACGACCCGGAACTGGCCTCGATCCTGCTCAACGACCGGCGGGTGTTCACCCCCGAGACGCGCCAGATGGTCGACGACGCCGAGCGGCACCACTTCAACCAGTGGATCAAGCCACTGAAGGCCCTGCGGCCCGACATTCCCGCGGCCGAGCGCCGGATGCGGGTCTACGCGACGGCGGGTCTGCTCGCCGCGGTCATCCGCGCTCCCGCCCGCGTGAGCCGGACCCGGCTCGAGGCCCTGATGCAGGAGATGGCCGAGGCGAGCCTGCTCGGCGACCGGCCCGGGAAACGCGCGTCGTCGAACGGTGCGGCGGCGAGTCCGGCGCGCCGCGCGGCTGGCCGCGCGCCGCGCCTGCGGCGCCGCGACGTCATCCTGAACGTCGCCGCGGAGATGTTCGCCGAGCGCGGCTACGTCGACACGGGCATCGACGAGATCGGCACCGCCGCCGGCATCACCGGCCCCGGGATCTACCGCCACTTCGCCGGCAAGGAGGACCTGTTGCAGAGCGTGATCGACCAGGCGGTCGAGCATCTGCTGCTGGTCGACCAGGGCGCCCTCACGGCCGAGGGCAAGCCGGAAGTCGTGTTCCGCAACGCGCTCGTTGCGCTGGTGAACGAGGTGCGCAACCACCCGGCGCACGCGCGCGTGGCGTGGAACGAGCAGCGCAGCCTCGCGCCCGACGCCCGCGCCCGCCTCCTCGAGTTCAACCGCAACCGCGCCCGACAGTGGGTGGCGGTGCTCGCACGCGTCCGGCCCGAACAGCCGAACACGGAGCTGTTCACGATGATCACCGGCTTGTACGGGATGATCATCGAAGGCAGCCAGCACGCGGCGGGCGTCAGCGAGGAGCGGGCCCGCGAACTCCTGGTCGACATGGCCCTGCGGGTGGGCGTGCCGCGCTAG